Part of the Vidua macroura isolate BioBank_ID:100142 chromosome 27, ASM2450914v1, whole genome shotgun sequence genome, tggcatgggttgcccagagcagctgtggctgcccctgggtccctggcagtgcccaaggccaggttggacactggggcttggagcagcctgggacagtggaaggtgtccctgccatggcaggggtggcactgggtggtctctaaggtcccttcccacccaaaccattctgggattctgtgccATGTACTCTGGAATGACCCCACTAGAACAGGAGGGCTGGACCAGAGGAACCCCTGTGGtctctcccagcctgctccatTCCAGAACCCCCTGAAATGCGAGATAAACTCCACGAAAGGCCTTTTCGGGGCCCTTTCCCCGCATTATCCGGCGAGACCGGCTCACCTGACCACCCCTGCCACGTGACTACCGCCCGCAGTCCTCCTTCGGGTCGGACCGTGCGGCGCTGCTTCCGCTTCCGGCGCCGGCCGGCCCGGCATGGCGGCGCCCAGCAAGGCGGGGGAGCGGCGGCCATTCGGGAGGCGGCTCCTCACCGACCCCGCCCGGCTTTTCCAGCACAACGCCTGGTGCGTGAGggctgccgccgctgcccgctCTAGATCCCCGTGAGCCGCCCGGGGTTCTGCTGCCCTGTGGTGCCGCTCCGCGCGCGGCGGTGGGGTGGGGGTGGCCGGGTCGGGCTCGCCGTCGTCTCTCCGATTTGCGCTGTCTGTGGCCAAGCGCTATGTAATGGGCCAGCCGCAACCTGCCCGTTCCGCCTCACGGGGTCTCTTTTCTCCGGAGGTGCCTCGAGAGACGCCCTCAGGGCGTGGCGCGGGCTGAAGGAGCGGTGGGTGTACGGCTAGCGGCCGGACAGCGACTGCAGGCCGGGCGGGGACCGCCATCCCCGAGCAGGGCACTGCCCTATGTGGTCGATGTTGGTCGGGAGTGCTGGTACCCGGAGGTCCTGAGCCTTCGGGATTGATCCCCCGGGGGTCCTGAGTACTTGGAACTGCTCCCTGCAGGGTACTGAGCCTTGGGAACTGATCCTCTGGAGGCTCCTGAACCTTTGGGATTGATCCCCAGGGTGTCCTGAATCTTCAGGACTGATCGGCAGGGAGTTTTGAGCCATTCTCAACCCTTCCTGAAGCAGTAGCATTCCTCAGGCTCCTGTGGTTTGTAGCAATTGTTTTATTGCTGTGGTTAATAAAGGTAAATTATCTGCTGTCAAGAAATCCATAACCTGCCATTCCTTCAGGAGCTCTTAATTAGCTCTTAATACAGAAGTTGTTTTAAGTCAGTTAAACATCCAAATTCTCTAATTTGCTGTAAACTGAaggtattttgcatttttggggTAAATAAATCCACTTTTGGTCTCTGGCTGCAATACCTTGTTAAGAATCGGGTGTGTTTAATTTGCAGTTAAGTAATATTTATATGTGTCAGCCTGTCATTCCTTCTGAGACTATTCTATACAAAAGGTATATTACAAAAGCATATCCTTAGTTTTCCTGTGGAAATTCTTAGTAATCTGTTTTTTCAGACTTAATATTTAAGCCTTTGTTTTGTAAGTTAAAATCAGAAGACTTGATTCCTTTTGAGACAAGAACTGTTTCTTGGGCCTAGTATTCTGCTTTTCATTGACTTGCTTTAATGAAAAAAGGCCAAGTGAATCACTTTAATGACTGCATAGCTGTGTATGTGCACTGAAGTTATTAATAATTCTTAATGCTTTAAAGCTTCCCATAATTTTCTCAtcatttgatttaatttaacAGTTACCTTCCAAATAACCCAActgcctttttgttttaacttgAGAAAGACAATGGAGTTTTGTGCTGAGTGCCCTCATGGTTTTAGCAAGGATCTATTCCGTTTAAATTTGACTGAGCATATAAAATGGGACAGATTTAGGATCCCTTCTGTTTGCAATTCCATGAGTTCCTTCAGGACTAGGGCCTGCATGTGCTGACTAGGCCGttgtgctggtgctgggctggaattggggATCACATCTGCACCCCTGTCCATTTGGAGGGCTCTCCAGACCTTTCTCTTTCCTACCATGCTTAGCTCTAGTTCATCTTATTTTTCACAACAGGGATAATGTGGAATGGTCAGAAGAGCAGGAAGCCAGTGCCAGGAGTAAAGTTCAAGAGAACAGCTCACAGCTATTGCCACAAGATAAACAAGGTACTTTTGCAGAGTGTCCTCATGCGAGTCTTGGCTTTGTGCCAGGAATGGAACGGTCTGGCCAGAGTCACATCAGAACATCATCagttcctcccttccccctctcccagTCACTGAGAAGGCATTAACACATGTGTGATAATGGGAAATTGAGGAGGAGGAacctttctgtttttaatttaccTCTCTGTGACTCTTCCACCTTCACTAGATACTCCTCCTGGTTGGGAGGAGTCAGATTGGGTTGAGCTTCTTTGTCATGTTGGGTATGTTAAGTACTTGTTAGTGTTCATTGTCAACAAACCTCTTTGAGTGTAGAGTTGTTGCCTCTGCttatttttgctctttaaaGCTAGTAGTCAGTCTCTTCTTGCTGGCTTGCTGTGGAATGAGCCCTGATCCAAGctgattttctctttaaaggGTCTGATAAAGTAGTGTCCATATCTGTCTCTACAGAGTAAACAAACCGCATGAGAACAATTtcatcagagaaagaaaaactattttatcTTGATTGTTTACCCTCAGATAGACAGCAAAGGGATTccaaagtttttattttatacgATTTAAAGGATATTTATCAATCCAAAATGCAGAGCTTACTTGTCTCTGAATCAAGCTCAAGCTCAGCTCTTTGGTTAAGTCATGGTTGAAGCCGTTCTGAGATTGTTAATAATGCATTTTCTCCACACCTGGTAGAGATCATCCAGGCCCTCAAATGTTGGTGAAATGGTTCTTTGGTGTGATAAGAAATTTGTCTGATGGTGATCTTGTTATACCCTGCTGAGCTCTAGGGTGTATCTGCTACTTTTGTTCAAATTAAATTGAGTGTGTCACCCATAAGATGATGCTGAGCACTACTGGAACTATTGAAACACTTCCATATAACTTCCAGTTGTGTTCACAATAGCAAATTTAATTACACCAAAGAGTAACCCTCCTAATTTCTTGGACTCTTAGAGGTATCCAGCGGTTTTCCATTGTGATGCCTATTGTGTTGAGCTCATTTTAAAATCTGGTTAGCATTAAATGGTGCTGTCTGTCATGCTTTGAGAACCTATATACAACTAGGAAAATGTGGAGCAATTTGCTGTTGGAGCCATTTGTCAGAGCTCCATGATGTattttccagactgaacaatGGAGGCCAGTCAAATGTTGATGGTTGCTATTCACTGGGCAGCATGTGGAGACAATGGGATGGCTGGAAAGTAGGGAAAGCAGCCCAGGCAAATGTGCCTGAAGGGTCTGGTAGTTTGAGAATCAGGATCTCCAAGGAGGAGAACAAAGGCAGAGTATTGGTCATTATGGCTGTATTATTCTGTGGACTACTTGGGGATGTCAGGATTTGTTCTGAAGAAGGAGGTAAACTCTGTGGGTATGTGGAAAATGTGTCTCCtggctgggaaaagaaagagaaagaaatccaAGTTTCTTGGTTTCCTTTTGAGGCTGCATAATTAGCCCCCTTGTAATTCAGGAGGTTTCTGATTCTCTTCTGGTCTTTTTGAACAGTTACTTTTGTTTGTTCTTCTTTTGCAGAGTGAAGAGGTGAGTATGGGCTTGGCTTTGGGGGTGTGCTTACAAAGGTGAGCAGGAAGTCAGGTGTCCTTATCAGGAAGGTCTTTGTGGGAATCTGACTTGTACACTGATGGCACTGTGAGCTAATACCCCAAAAAGGGCCTGAGATAAGGATGATGTGAACTTTTCTGGCAGGAAGTCTTCCTGAAAAATTAACATGGTCATATTTTTGCTTAAATCTGTTTCTTGTATGATCTTTGTCAGTTGGCCCTtgattttttgtatttatattgtTACTGATCCTTTATTCAGGGCTTTGAAAACAGCAGGCTCCAAGGTAAATGAACTTTAAATAAAGCTTCCCTACATGTGGTTTGGCGTATGACAGCTCTTCAATAGTGTCCAACAGAATTTCACACTAATGTAACAAAGGAAGAGTACAATGTCTTCTTCACCAGTGTAATGTGGCAAAAATGTGGGCAATCCAAaatggctgggctggaattttgTCCCAGCATCTCAGGTAAGCATTCCACTGCAGTCAGGCTGTCATGGGATTGTTGGAGATGAGCAGAAATCAGGATCTGTATTTTTGTGAGGTGAAAGAGCATGTCTGCCTCAGAAGTGTTGCATATTCCTGCTAGTACATGGGAGAAAGGCTGGTCAGGATAGAGTGTGCGAGGGTTTGGATCAATAGTGCTTCTTCCAGCATCAGCAGTCATTGACTTCTTCCATGCAAATAATGAACTGACCTGGCCCTGCTCACTGTGACCTACAGTGAGATCATGGCACAAACTTACTGCTTGTAATAATACCAGCCATTAAAGTTTCCTTTGGCTTGGGGTTTAAGGACCAGGCTtcttaaaaggagaaaatcctTGTAGTTGAGGtgaagagattatttttatatatagctCTTTGTGCTGCAGGGATAGATCCTACTAAAAATAGACATATGACTGATTAGTGCTTCTTTGTTAAAGCCATTTTTGTCTGTATTTGGCTGAGGCTACATATTTTTCCAGGTGTTCTGGGTTCACTTTACTGTCTCACTTTGAAACAGTTTTATGTTCTTCAGGAAGACTAATAAATAAACAGCAGTTCAGCTAATAATGCCCTCCAGTCTTTTTTATTCAGTAATGCACTTGTTGCCATCCAAAGATGGTTGAGTTACTTGTTACTGGCATGCAATTGGGATTTCTGTCCATGGATGTTAATGTCTGTAGGTGATTCCAAGCATAGGATGCTATAATTAGGTGTTAATTCCCAGGACAGAGAACTCATCACATTGATGAAGTCATAGAAAGTCACTTGAATTTGTAGCTTCCCATGGAAGAAATAGTTCCCTCAGACTGTACTTGATCTGAAATCTCTGAAAGTGTATGGAAATAAGTTTGCAGGTGACTCAGATTTCTTGATCATGGCTTTATAAGAGCTATTCCAGCTCACTGTAATACTAGCTTGCTCCTAGAATGAACCATTTGATGTGAAAGTGCTGCTGCTCAAATTAATTCTGTTAATCTTTAGCCTGTCCACCTTAGCTCTCCACTGGTACTTCAATGCAGTGGTCACTGTTGATTCCCCTCTTTTGTATTAGTTCATACATGTGTGATACTCTGCCACACATGTATGAAAGCAAAGTTATCTGGACTGGACTCCAGCAAAACGTGGAAAACATGCTGTCCTATTACCTGCAGGATTGCATAAATTCTAACTGAGCTtcctgccaggcctggagagtTGACtcattttttttggtttctccACCTGAAAATAAGAGCAGTGTGTTGGACAGGAGCTTTCAGCTCCAGGCAACTCTCAGAAAATTCCTTAGGAGTTGTGCTTGACACTTAACATCACCAGGCTCCAAATTAATTGTTCCAGTGAGCTGAACAAGTCAGTGTTAGAGATGGAAGTAAAACCTGGATTTCTTTAATCCAGTCTCCTTCTGTTGCCAACTTTCTTTAAATCCTACCAGGAGACAGaatctctcttttctctttttaagtcCTAACAAAGTGACTGTGAGGACATAGGCTGAGTGTCTATGTGGGATTGCAAATTTAAATAAAGGTGATTTTACGTCAATAATGTCACTTATTACAGCAGGTTGGTGCGTAGATACCTGCAGTGATCCCTCACTCTCTGAACTGATTAAACCCTGAGACCTTCTGATTTGATGCCTGATGATGTTTTTGCTTGTGTTCACAGAGGAATATGAGGTGAATGCTAAGAAATACTGGGATGACTTCTataaaatccatgaaaatggcTTCTTCAAGGACAGGCACTGGCTGTTCACTGaatttcctgagctggcacctAACAGGAACTCAAGCCAAAATGGAGATTCTGTGCATGGATTTAGTGACACAGAAGAATCCAAAAATGAAGGGCTGGGAAGCTGTGAAAATGGCCATTGCTCATTGGAAACCAGGACAGAGAGTCAGTTAAACCTGATAAAAAGCCTGCCTGGAGGCCACACAGAGGAGTTGGCTGCACAGAAAGACAGTGAGCTGAGTCAGAGTGATGGGCATTACCCAGGATCAGCTGCATCTTACCGTGTATTAGAGGTAAAAGCTATAAATCAAAGTCACACATCAAAACCTCCCTTGTGTCAGTGTGACTGGGACATAAAAATGTGGGTCACTGCCAAACAGCAAGGAAGTGGATGATTGCCTTCAGTcagtaaaatgcaaaaatcagagGGCAGTTTAGAACTGAACTAAATCTGTTGGGATTCATTTGGTTCAGACTCTGAATTAACAGAGCACAAGGACCATAAGAAGTTTACAAGTTTAAAAGCCAAACTATTACTATCAGATATGCAAACAAGCATTTAAAAGTCATCTTTTGAAGAAGCTGATTCTTCTACTCTGTATAAAGCTTTCCcttgtgtcctggtttagggcaaatttgggaggaaacttCCAAAGGGGTCTctctagaaagcaaattcaagtgGCCCCTGCCCCAACTGgctcaggaaaatatttccttggagaaaagtaggaaaaaactgtttatttaacaagcaaagtatTTACAGgcataaaaaatgaataatattaaaccataaaacctcttgctgttctgaagagatggcaacTTCAGGAAGTCCCTGTCGTGGGGTGTAGTCTGTTTCAATTTTACTGATTCTTTAAACATTCAGAGGCAAATTCCCTAAACCCAGTTGTGTGAGCCATCATCTCTTCAAATGGGAACAAGCAGAAGGAGTAATTAGAGTAAAGCAAACTTAACTTCTCTGTTGCTCTGATTTTCTGTGGAAGCGAATGTAACTCATCCATGGCCTTTGCCAGTGCTTCAGTGACTCATACTGGTTGTTATACTTGGGATTCCAGCAAAAACAGCTTTCAAAAGAGTAACAATGTTCTTAAGATTTCTACAAAAACTTGCTTAGTGGTTTCCCACACATGTAATCCTGTTCCTGAGACCTTAACATGCTTGGGTCTTGCATGGACACTTAAGAATGGTAAATGCCATTCTCAGCTTTACTCATGCATAGCTCTTTGTTCCATGGCGGTAGAAAGATGACTGAAAATCATTTGTATGTACATGCTGAAGGAATTCTTTTCAATGTACACATCTGCTCTGTTTATGCAGgttggctgtggggctgggaataCAGTCTTCCCAATTTTACAAACCAACAAGTAAGTagagacaagaggaaatggcttcccactgctaGAGGTCAGGGAtaaatgggatattgggaatgaattgttccctgtgagggtggggaggccctggcatgtgttgctcagaaaagctgtggctgctgcattcctagaagtgtccaaggccaggttagacagggcttggagcaccttggtctagtggaagatgtccctgcccatggcaggggtgggactggatgatctttaacgttcctcccaacccaaaccattctgggattctgtgaagtAATTCTCAGTAGGCTTTTACCTGCATGAGATACCAGCCTCTGAAAAACAATGGGGAAAATGTTCCATGACAATCTCAGAGAAAAGCCAAATGCGAATGGTATCTTTGCCATCTGCAGCTTCAGGTTATTGTGTTTTAAGCTTGGAAGCCCTTGGTTTTAGCccttttcctttagaaaaaggAAGCAGTCAGTTCCTATGAGAATAATGGGCATAAAAAGCAATGGAATCCACCAGATTTGCACAAAAACTAAAGTCCAGGATTTCTGGGGTTTGTGCATTTGAAACACTCCTTAATTCCTCGATAGAAATGACAAGTTTCTTTGATTTATTGCAGCGACCCTGGCCTGTTTGTTTATTGCTGTGATTTTTCTACAACAGCTGTGAATCTCGTCCAGGTACTCTCAATGGTGACTTATGAAAATATGGGAAGTATCTGGGGCCAATTGCCTATTAACACAAATCTATACCAGCTGCCAGTgactctggctgtgctggcagctttctGGTCTTAGCCAGCCCTGGTGCTGACCCTTGCACTGGGAAATCTGGAAAATGAGCCATCAAAGATTGTAGAAATTAGGGAAGTAAAAGTTCTCAAAATGTCATATTGGCAGCAAACAAGTCAGACAGATTTTCTTCCCCTGTGGTTGGCAGTACTTTTCTCAATACAGTGTTCTTTTAGCTGAGTAACTTGAAAACAAACTCAAACCTTGAAAACATTCAGGCTAATTTTTAACAGGAACTGaagctggttttggtttgtgtttgttaCTGTCACCACAGTTCTAGAAACATGGTCTAATTGATTCTGCACAAGCAGCTGAGGAGGGATCATGTTTGTGGTGCAACAGGTTGGGATTTAGTTGAAGGACAAATACCACTGATAAATTTCAGGTCAAGGGAGAACTGAGAATATATGAAGTATCAATGCAATCAGTCACTTCCTGAGATGAGAGGGGAGCATAGCACCACAGTTGGCATCCATTTCGTCCTCTGGATGTGACACAAGCACTGTTTGTAGAGGCTTCTGCAATCTGTAGCAGCAGCTTTAGAAAAATATGCAACTTCTAAAAGATGtctaaatctgatttttaaggCTGAAACTTTAGGCAAccaagtttgatttttttggggtatAGAGAATATCTGTTTGTAGATGAAATTCATCTTGATTTCAATGATGCAGAGAGGTGCCCTGACACTCTCACTTATGTAAAGGTTTCCAATTTATCAGTATAAATCTCTCATTTCTTACCACTGTTAGTGGAAATTCTGACCTTAAAATTATGATAAACCCTGGATCcaattttgtggttttcttttttttcagtgctgattGATTGTAACAAGACCAAAGCTCTTTGTAAATCTCctgtatgtaaatattttttcacatttcaccCCTGTTCCTTGCCTGACCAAGGAACATACCTGACACAGAAGTCCAGTGAGACTGAAACAGATCTCTGGACACACCTCTTGATAATGTGAAAGTTAAAATACTCCATATAATACTAAT contains:
- the LOC128819827 gene encoding tRNA N(3)-methylcytidine methyltransferase METTL2-like isoform X1, which translates into the protein MAAPSKAGERRPFGRRLLTDPARLFQHNAWDNVEWSEEQEASARSKVQENSSQLLPQDKQEEYEVNAKKYWDDFYKIHENGFFKDRHWLFTEFPELAPNRNSSQNGDSVHGFSDTEESKNEGLGSCENGHCSLETRTESQLNLIKSLPGGHTEELAAQKDSELSQSDGHYPGSAASYRVLEVGCGAGNTVFPILQTNNDPGLFVYCCDFSTTAVNLVQNNAEYDSSRCFAFVHDLCNDQSPFPMPEESLDIVILIFVLSAILPEKMQCIVTRLSRLLKPGGMILLRDYGRYDLAQLRFKKGQCLSDNFYVRGDGTRVYFFTQDELDHLFTTAGLEKIQNLVDRRLQVNRGKQMTMYRVWIQCKYCKPTTLQP
- the LOC128819827 gene encoding tRNA N(3)-methylcytidine methyltransferase METTL2-like isoform X2 is translated as METPSSVAERSPTKFGKRDNVEWSEEQEASARSKVQENSSQLLPQDKQEEYEVNAKKYWDDFYKIHENGFFKDRHWLFTEFPELAPNRNSSQNGDSVHGFSDTEESKNEGLGSCENGHCSLETRTESQLNLIKSLPGGHTEELAAQKDSELSQSDGHYPGSAASYRVLEVGCGAGNTVFPILQTNNDPGLFVYCCDFSTTAVNLVQNNAEYDSSRCFAFVHDLCNDQSPFPMPEESLDIVILIFVLSAILPEKMQCIVTRLSRLLKPGGMILLRDYGRYDLAQLRFKKGQCLSDNFYVRGDGTRVYFFTQDELDHLFTTAGLEKIQNLVDRRLQVNRGKQMTMYRVWIQCKYCKPTTLQP
- the LOC128819827 gene encoding tRNA N(3)-methylcytidine methyltransferase METTL2-like isoform X4, giving the protein METPSSVAERSPTKFGKRDNVEWSEEQEASARSKVQENSSQLLPQDKQEEYEVNAKKYWDDFYKIHENGFFKDRHWLFTEFPELAPNRNSSQNGDSVHGFSDTEESKNEGLGSCENGHCSLETRTESQLNLIKSLPGGHTEELAAQKDSELSQSDGHYPGSAASYRVLEVGCGAGNTVFPILQTNNDPGLFVYCCDFSTTAVNLVQNNAEYDSSRCFAFVHDLCNDQSPFPMPEESLDIVILIFVLSAILPEKMQCIVTRLSRLLKPGGMILLRDYGRYDLAQLRFKKGQCLSDNFYVRGDGTRVYFFTQES
- the LOC128819827 gene encoding tRNA N(3)-methylcytidine methyltransferase METTL2-like isoform X3: MWQKCGQSKMAGLEFCPSISEEYEVNAKKYWDDFYKIHENGFFKDRHWLFTEFPELAPNRNSSQNGDSVHGFSDTEESKNEGLGSCENGHCSLETRTESQLNLIKSLPGGHTEELAAQKDSELSQSDGHYPGSAASYRVLEVGCGAGNTVFPILQTNNDPGLFVYCCDFSTTAVNLVQNNAEYDSSRCFAFVHDLCNDQSPFPMPEESLDIVILIFVLSAILPEKMQCIVTRLSRLLKPGGMILLRDYGRYDLAQLRFKKGQCLSDNFYVRGDGTRVYFFTQDELDHLFTTAGLEKIQNLVDRRLQVNRGKQMTMYRVWIQCKYCKPTTLQP